The window CGCCGATGATGTCGCCATCCACGATCTTGAGGCCGTTGTGCGCTACCTGATCGGCCATCTCTTCCAATATCTGCGTATGTGGAGCGACTCGCTGCGTCTTGAGCGCATACGGTATCACGCGGCCGGAAATGTTAGGATCGCCCCGGCCAAAAATCACCAGGTCGCCCAGCAGCCTGCCATTGTCATCTACTTTTCCTTCCGCTTCCACCGTGGTACGGAAGTGATAATCCGGCCCGGCAATGGCCAGCGCGGCAGCCGTGGTAAAAAGCTTTGCGTTGGATGCTGGAAGAAATAACTGGTCGGAGTTTTGCGAATAAAGCGCCTTGCCCGTTTCCAGATCAACCACATCGATGCCCCAGTGCGCGCGGCTGAGCGGAGGCTGACTGAGTACGCTGGCAATCTCTTGAGCCAAATCTTTTTTAGGCGCGGGCTTCTTTTCTCCGGCGGCGGAGAAGTGAAGCGACACAACCAGGACCAGCGCACACAGCGCTCTTGCTGAACGATGCAGCATGGGATTGCCGGAAATTATACAATCGCCGCCATGCAGAGACCTGTCTTTCAATGGCGGCTGCGCACGCGCACCGTGGATATTGGCCCGCGAACGCTGGTAATGGGCATCTTGAACGTCACGCCGGATTCATTTTCCGATGGCGGCCGATTTCTGGCGCGCGACCACGCCGTGGCCCACGCGCTGAAAATGCTGGACGAAGGCGCTGACCTGCTGGACGTAGGCGGAGAGTCCACGCGGCCGGGAACGCCGGTGGCGGAAAGTGGGATTCCCGCGGCAGAAGAATTGCGCCGCATCCTGCCGGTGATTGAAGACGTGCTGCGTGAGCGCCCGAATGCCATTCTCTCCGTAGATACCTACAAAGCCGAAGTGGCTCGCGCCGCCGTAAATGCCGGATGCGAGATTGTGAATGACGTGAGCGCCATGCGCTGGGACGAGCAGATGGCGGCAGCCGCCGTCGATCTGAACTGTGGCGTCATCCTCATGCACACGCGCGGACGTCCGCAGGAGTGGCGCAATCTCGAGCCTGCAGCCGATATCGTGGCCGAGGTGAAAACCGAACTGCGCGATTATGCGCAGGCCGCGCTGGACCACGGCATCGCCAAAGATCACATCATGCTCGACGTGGGCATTGGCTTTGGCAAGAAATTTGATCAGAACTATCCGCTGCTGGCCGGTCTGGACCAATTGCAGGAACTCGGCTTTCCGCTGCTGGTTGGGACCTCACGTAAATCTTTCATCGGGCGCACGCTTGCCCACGATGGCAAAGACGCGCCGCCCGACCAGCGTCTCAATGGCTCACTCGCCGCTGCCACAGCTTCCATTCTGAACGGCGCACACATGGTACGAGTGCATGACGTGAAAGCTGCGGTGGAAGCGGCAAAGATTGCCGATGAGATTTTGCGATTTAGTAAGTAGAGCACCTGGAGCGTGCGTTGAACGATGCAGCACAGCTATGTGCGGCTTTGTCGCTCCAACTCTTTGCACAGATAAATGATCTGCCCCGTGTGGTGGGAAATGTGTGCGACGCAGCGCAGGATGGCGGTGAAGCGGTCGCCGCAATCTTCAAACCCTTTGGCGGCGTATGTGGCCCCCCAATCTTGCTCAGACTGCTTCTGTAAAACCGCTGCAACGGTTGCTATCGCTGCATCAAATTCTGCCAGCAGCACGGCTTTCGGGGCGTGCGATGTATCTGTAAATTCCAGCGGACGGTTACGCACGTATCCTGTGCCGCCCATCTCAGCGCCAATGTAATAACTGAGGTTGCCGGTCAGGTGCAGCAGCAGATGGCCGATGCTGTTGCCGTAAAAATAAGGCCGCGTCCAGATTTGCTCGTCGGTCAGCGGCTCGACCAGCGCACGTATCTTCTGCACTGCTTCACGGTAATTGCGCTCAAAGTCGCGGACAAGGGTGGTATTGAGATCGCTCACGGAGGCGATTCTAACAAAAGTTCTGCGCTCGCTGTTTAGGATAGAATTTTCTATTGTCCACTAATCTTTTGGCGACTAGCCCCCAACCCGCACAGAAGGGCCGTGTCTTTCTCATGGACACGATGTCCTTCATCTTCCGCGCTTATCATGCCATGGCGCGGCAACGGCCCATGTCCACAAAAAAAGGCGTGCCGACGGCTGCGACCTTCGTTTTTGTAAACATGCTGCGCAAGCTGCGTGCGGACTTCAATCCTGAATACCTGGCAGCGGTGTTCGATGTCGCCGGACCTACGTTCCGTGACGAGCAGGCCAAAGCCGTCACCTCGGTCCGCAAGTTCGATATCAAGACGCAGACGTTCAAGGATGTCGAATACCTGGGTTACAAAGCCCAGCGCAAAGAAATGCCGCACGATCTCGTGCAGCAGGTGCCTTATATCCGGCGCGCGCTGGAGGCCTATCGCATTCCCATTCTCGAGTCGCAGGGCTTTGAGGCGGACGATGTGATTGGCACTCTCGGCCGCAAAGCTGCTGCGCAAGGCCATCAGGTTTTTGTCGTCTCAAGTGACAAGGACATGCTGCAACTGGTGAATGACAAAGTCTGCGTGCTGAATCCACCAAAAGATAATTTGATCTGCGATGCGAATAAGGTTGAAGAGATTCTTGGCGTTCGTCCCGAGCAGGTGATTGATGTGATGGCCCTTCGCGGCGACTCCATCGATAATATTCCCGGCGCGCCGGGCATTGGCGATAAAGGATCGGTCGAAATCATTAAGCGCTTTGGCACCCTTGAGAATGCGCTCGATCACGCCGGGGAGGTGGAGCGCAAAACCTATCGCGAATCGCTGCTGAACAATAAAGACACAATTCTGTGGAGCAAGCAGCTCGTCACCATTGACCAAAACGTGGATATCGCTCTGGATCTCGACAAGATGATTGCCGGCGAGCCGGACATGGACGCATTGCGCTCGCTCTTCAGCGAGCTTGAGTTCACCACGCTGCTGAAAGAACTTGTGCCGGTGATGGAGGTGCGAGAAACCGAATATCGCGAGCTGAAATCCCTGAGTGAACTGAAAGCGCTGGCCAAATCAAAAGCACCGCTGGCAATCGCGTTTGAATTTACAGCCGCTCCAAAATCCAAGGTCGAAGAAGAAGAGCCTGAAGAAGGCGAGCAGAAATCCGGAGACCTGCTTTTCGACGGTCCTCCATCGCCGGAAAGCAATGCTCTTGCGCCGCTCAAGCTGGCGCTCTCCGCCGAGCCCGGCAAGGCGTTTAGCATCGTGTTGGGCGATGACGAAATTTCCGCCGAATTAAAAAAGCTGCTCAGCGATCCCAAAATCCCCAAGGCTGTTCACGATTACAAATCCGCGCTGCGTCAACTGGAGGCGCATGGCGTAGAACTTGCGGGCGTTCGCGACGAGCCCATGCTGTATTCCTACATCATCAATCCCACGTACACAAACCACTCGCTGGCGGAAATTGCCGTGCGCAGCTTCAACCTCAAATTGTCCCTGGCCGTGCCGGAAGCGGCGGACGTTACTGGTCGCATTTCTCCAGTGCTGCGCAAAGAAGTTGAAGCCGCCGGACAGATGCGGCTCTATGAAGAGATCGACCTGCCGCTGGTTCCGGTGCTGGTACGCATGGAGCAGGCGGGCGTAAAGATCGATCGCAAGATGCTGGGCACCTTATCCGTCGATCTGGAAAAACAGTGCGCCGCAAAAGCAAGTGAGATACATGAGAAAGCCCGCGTCACGTTCAACATCAATTCTCCCAAGCAGCTTGGTGACGTGCTTTTCAACCAACTCAATCTTCCCAAGCCGATCAAATATGGTAAGGGCAAGACCATTTCCACCGCCGTTGACGTGCTGGAAGAACTTTCAGAAACGCATGAAGTGCCACGCCTGGTGCTGGATTATCGCCAGCTCTCCAAGCTCAAGAGCACATATGTTGACGCGCTGCCGGCGTTGATCGATCCGAAGAGCGGGCGGGTGCACACCACGTTCAACCAGACCGGCACTACCACGGGACGGCTATCATCGACCAACCCGAACCTGCAAAACATTCCCATCCGCACGGAACTGGGCCGCGAGATCCGCGCTGCGTTTATCGCCGAGCCGGGCTACTCCCTGCTTTCTGCTGATTATTCGCAGATTGAACTGCGGCTGCTGGCACATTTTTCTGAAGATCCGCTGCTGGTGGAGGCGTTCCGCAACGGCGATGACATTCATCGCCTCACTGCCTCGCAGGTGTTTGGCGTGCCGCCCATGCTGATTGATGCAGAACATCGCCGCCGCGCCAAGGCCGTGAACTTCGGGATCGTCTATGGACTCTCCGCCTTCGGCCTGTCGCAGCAGCTCGGCATTGACCAGCGTGAAGCCAAGAGGTTTATCGACGCATACTTTGAGAAATATGCCGGCGTGCGCCGCTACATTGATCGCACGCTGGAAGAGACACGCAAAGAGCAAAGCGTGAAAACACTATTTGGGCGCACGCGTCCCATCCCGGACATCAACAGCAAGAACGCCAACATGCGCGGCTTTGCCGAGCGCACCGCCGTGAATACTCCGCTGCAAGGCACCGCCGCCGACCTGATCAAGCTGGCCATGATCCAGATTGATGAAGAGCTGCGCTCACGCAAGCTGAAGTCACGCATGCTGCTGCAGGTGCATGATGATTTGTTGTTCGAGGTGCCGGAAAATGAAATCGAGCTGATGCGCGGTCTGGTGCGCGAGAAAATGGAAAACGTGCACAAGCTGAGCGTCCCGTTGCTGGTGGAACTGGGCGTGGGGCCTAACTGGCGCGACGTGAAGTAGTCCTCATCCTTGTGGACCTCGGCGCTGGCTCCGGCGAATCACATCCTTCATATAATGCGCATTGCGAATGCGATTGATATGCCACGCGCGCAGATAAGGCCGGAGAAATACTGAGTAAGCAAAGCGCGCCAGCGCAAAGAACATGAGCGGCAGCATGACCACCGCAAATAGATAGGCCACGACGTAAACTGCCCCGGCTGCAATTCCCACGCCGGAGCGCAACGCGGAACGAAGCATGGGAACAAACGCAAATGTCGCGAGAAGGATCAGGACAAAAACCACGGCCTTAGGTGACAGCCGCTTTTTTTGCGGAGGCACCAGTTCAATGGACAGAAGGCACACCCAGTCCTATGGCGGATTCCAGGGCCGCGGCAATCTGGCCGGCAATACGCTGGACAATCTCTTCCGTTTCCGCTTCCACCATCACCCGGGCCAGAGATTCCGTGCCGGAATAACGGACATTCACGCGGCCGTTTCCTTTCAGCTCTCGCTCCGCCTGTTCAATGGCCTGCATGACTTGCGGAAGCTGCTCAAGAGGACGCTTTTCTTTCACTCGGACATTTTTGATTGTCTGGGGAAAGACTTTCATGCCTGAAACAAGCTCAGCCAGCGGGCGTCCACTCGCCGCAACAATTCCCAGCACGCGAATGGCGGTGAGCAGGCCGTCACCGGTGGTGGCTTCGCGAGAAAGAATGATATGACCGGACTGTTCGCCGCCCAGCACAGCGCCGGTCTTGCGCATTTCTTCCAGCACATATTTATCGCCCACGGGAGCGCGCAGCATCTTGATGCCGGATTCGCGCAGCGCCGCTTCCAGTCCCATGTTGGACATGGTGGTGGCGACCACTGTTTCATTTGTTAACTCGTCGCGTTGTTTGAGGTCGCGCGCCAGCAGAAGCATCACGGCATCGCCATTCACAACGTGGCCGTCACTATCGGCAAACAGAGCGCGGTCAGCATCGCCATCAAAACAGATGCCAAGATCAGCGGTACGCGCCAGAACTTCCCGCGCAACAATCTCAGGATTTAGCGCACCGCAATTTTCATTGATGTTGCGGCCATCCGGCGTGCGATGCGTGAATTCAGTGTGTGCTCCGGAGCGCTTGAATATTTCCGGAGCAACGGTGCTGGCCGCGCCGTTGGCACAGTCCACGACAATATGCAGGCGTTCAGCGCCCGCGATGGTACGCGCCAGCCAGTTCAGGTAGTCATCGCGCAGCCCGGAGTTGCCGGGAAGCGAAGACTCTGCCTTGCTGTCCGGCGCGTGAGCGGCGTCTTCTTTCAGTAGCGCAAAGATTTCTGTTTCGATTTCCAGTTCAACTTCGTCTGGCAGCTTGAAGCCGTCAGGGCCAAAGACCTTGATTCCATTGTCGCGCCAGGGATTGTGCGAAGCAGAAATAACCACGCCGGCAGAAAAGCCATGAGTGTGCGTCAGGTAAGCGATGGTCGGTGTAGGGACCACACCAGCGCTGGCTGTCTCAACCTTGGAGGCACGCAGTCCTGCGGCCAGCGTATCGGCCATCCATCCGCTTGATTCGCGCGTGTCCTGCCCAATAACCACGCGACGCGGGCCGGCGGGAAGATGGTCGCCCAGTGCGCGACCAACCGCATAGACGGTCTTTTTGTCCAGCGGATATTCGCCGGCCACGCCTCGGATTCCATCCGTACCGAAAAGTTTTCTCATGATTTAGTTAGTACTTAGTGTTTAGTATTTAGCAATTGCGCGCAGGTTGCAAACGTTCCCGCGGGGGACGGCAGCTCAATCAGGAATCGTTTTCTTCACTTCAGCAGTGAACCTGCCTCGCGCCACCTGCGCGGAGATTTCAGAGCCCGCCGCAAGTTGTGACACGTCTTTCACCAACGCGCCACTTTCGTCGAAGACCAGCGCGTAACCGCGTTCCAGAATCTTGACCGGAGAGAGCGCATTGAGCTGCGCCGCGAGCCGCTCCATTCGCGAACGTCGCGCGGCCAGATATGACTGGAACGCATGCACCACGGTTTCAGTACCAGCATCGATCTGGCTTCGTACCACGGCCAGCGACCGTCGAAAATCAAAATGCCGCACGCGCGCTGCGGCGATATCGAGCCGGCGATGGTAGTCATGCAGCAATGTTCGATAGTTGGCTGCCAGCCGGTAGGACAGTTCATCCAGCCGTTGCGATCGACGGACCATCAGGTCCTGTATGCGCGCGAAAGCGCCGTGCTGCGCGAGTTCCTGTAAATGGTTGCGCGCCATCAGCAGGCGATAGCGCGTAGCACGGCCCAGCCGCTGGTGCAGATGCGCAAGGTGCTCGGCCAAGCGGTGCTTGGATTCAATTACCAGTTCAGCCGCGGCGGAAGGCGTGGGCGCACGCAGGTCGGCAACAAAGTCCGCGATGGTGAAATCAGTCTCATGTCCCACGGCGGAGATGACGGGGATTGCCGAGCCGAAAATCGTGCGGGCCAGCGTTTCATCGTTGAACGCGGCCAGGTCTTCAATCGATCCCCCGCCGCGCGCGATGATGATCACGTCTACGGTTTTGGCGCGATTGAAATGCTTGATGCCTGCCGCGACTTCCGCAGCCGCCGTCTCGCCCTGCACCTGTGCGGGATAAATCTGTATGCCCACATTTTCATGGCGGCGGGCAAGTATGTTGAGCATGTCCTGCAAGGCCGCGCCGCGCGGAGAAGTAACAAGGCCAATGCACCGGGGCAACGGCGGAATGGGCTTGCGTCGAGTAGCGTCAAACAAACCTTCCTGCGCCAACCTCGCTTTGAGCTGCTCAAAGGCTACTTGCAGCGCGCCCGCGCCCACGGGCTCCAGAAATTCGGCGGAAAGTTGCAGCTCACCACGCGCGTCATAGATGGTCACGCGTCCACGGGCGATCACCTGCATGCCGGCCTCGGGACGAAAGCGCAACAGCCGGGCCTGGCTGCGGAACATGACGATACGCAGCTGCGCGTCGCCATCTTTCAAAGTGA is drawn from Terriglobia bacterium and contains these coding sequences:
- the polA gene encoding DNA polymerase I, with protein sequence MDTMSFIFRAYHAMARQRPMSTKKGVPTAATFVFVNMLRKLRADFNPEYLAAVFDVAGPTFRDEQAKAVTSVRKFDIKTQTFKDVEYLGYKAQRKEMPHDLVQQVPYIRRALEAYRIPILESQGFEADDVIGTLGRKAAAQGHQVFVVSSDKDMLQLVNDKVCVLNPPKDNLICDANKVEEILGVRPEQVIDVMALRGDSIDNIPGAPGIGDKGSVEIIKRFGTLENALDHAGEVERKTYRESLLNNKDTILWSKQLVTIDQNVDIALDLDKMIAGEPDMDALRSLFSELEFTTLLKELVPVMEVRETEYRELKSLSELKALAKSKAPLAIAFEFTAAPKSKVEEEEPEEGEQKSGDLLFDGPPSPESNALAPLKLALSAEPGKAFSIVLGDDEISAELKKLLSDPKIPKAVHDYKSALRQLEAHGVELAGVRDEPMLYSYIINPTYTNHSLAEIAVRSFNLKLSLAVPEAADVTGRISPVLRKEVEAAGQMRLYEEIDLPLVPVLVRMEQAGVKIDRKMLGTLSVDLEKQCAAKASEIHEKARVTFNINSPKQLGDVLFNQLNLPKPIKYGKGKTISTAVDVLEELSETHEVPRLVLDYRQLSKLKSTYVDALPALIDPKSGRVHTTFNQTGTTTGRLSSTNPNLQNIPIRTELGREIRAAFIAEPGYSLLSADYSQIELRLLAHFSEDPLLVEAFRNGDDIHRLTASQVFGVPPMLIDAEHRRRAKAVNFGIVYGLSAFGLSQQLGIDQREAKRFIDAYFEKYAGVRRYIDRTLEETRKEQSVKTLFGRTRPIPDINSKNANMRGFAERTAVNTPLQGTAADLIKLAMIQIDEELRSRKLKSRMLLQVHDDLLFEVPENEIELMRGLVREKMENVHKLSVPLLVELGVGPNWRDVK
- the xseA gene encoding exodeoxyribonuclease VII large subunit, translating into MSSESQLGFTFEQTPARRIWRVADLVSAVRTTVERAYTDVWVEGEISNFRPAESGHLYFTLKDGDAQLRIVMFRSQARLLRFRPEAGMQVIARGRVTIYDARGELQLSAEFLEPVGAGALQVAFEQLKARLAQEGLFDATRRKPIPPLPRCIGLVTSPRGAALQDMLNILARRHENVGIQIYPAQVQGETAAAEVAAGIKHFNRAKTVDVIIIARGGGSIEDLAAFNDETLARTIFGSAIPVISAVGHETDFTIADFVADLRAPTPSAAAELVIESKHRLAEHLAHLHQRLGRATRYRLLMARNHLQELAQHGAFARIQDLMVRRSQRLDELSYRLAANYRTLLHDYHRRLDIAAARVRHFDFRRSLAVVRSQIDAGTETVVHAFQSYLAARRSRMERLAAQLNALSPVKILERGYALVFDESGALVKDVSQLAAGSEISAQVARGRFTAEVKKTIPD
- a CDS encoding DinB family protein, with protein sequence MSDLNTTLVRDFERNYREAVQKIRALVEPLTDEQIWTRPYFYGNSIGHLLLHLTGNLSYYIGAEMGGTGYVRNRPLEFTDTSHAPKAVLLAEFDAAIATVAAVLQKQSEQDWGATYAAKGFEDCGDRFTAILRCVAHISHHTGQIIYLCKELERQSRT
- the folP gene encoding dihydropteroate synthase; the encoded protein is MGILNVTPDSFSDGGRFLARDHAVAHALKMLDEGADLLDVGGESTRPGTPVAESGIPAAEELRRILPVIEDVLRERPNAILSVDTYKAEVARAAVNAGCEIVNDVSAMRWDEQMAAAAVDLNCGVILMHTRGRPQEWRNLEPAADIVAEVKTELRDYAQAALDHGIAKDHIMLDVGIGFGKKFDQNYPLLAGLDQLQELGFPLLVGTSRKSFIGRTLAHDGKDAPPDQRLNGSLAAATASILNGAHMVRVHDVKAAVEAAKIADEILRFSK
- the glmM gene encoding phosphoglucosamine mutase, with translation MRKLFGTDGIRGVAGEYPLDKKTVYAVGRALGDHLPAGPRRVVIGQDTRESSGWMADTLAAGLRASKVETASAGVVPTPTIAYLTHTHGFSAGVVISASHNPWRDNGIKVFGPDGFKLPDEVELEIETEIFALLKEDAAHAPDSKAESSLPGNSGLRDDYLNWLARTIAGAERLHIVVDCANGAASTVAPEIFKRSGAHTEFTHRTPDGRNINENCGALNPEIVAREVLARTADLGICFDGDADRALFADSDGHVVNGDAVMLLLARDLKQRDELTNETVVATTMSNMGLEAALRESGIKMLRAPVGDKYVLEEMRKTGAVLGGEQSGHIILSREATTGDGLLTAIRVLGIVAASGRPLAELVSGMKVFPQTIKNVRVKEKRPLEQLPQVMQAIEQAERELKGNGRVNVRYSGTESLARVMVEAETEEIVQRIAGQIAAALESAIGLGVPSVH